The following proteins are encoded in a genomic region of Micropterus dolomieu isolate WLL.071019.BEF.003 ecotype Adirondacks linkage group LG04, ASM2129224v1, whole genome shotgun sequence:
- the LOC123969583 gene encoding oxysterol-binding protein 1-like isoform X6, whose protein sequence is MSEPKPPTPTPGDTYKGWLFKWTNYIKGYQRRWFVLSNGLLSYYRTQAEMGHTCRGTINLATANIAVEDYCNFVISNGGAQTYHLKANSEVERQRWITALELAKAKAVHMQAESDDSGDDCPAVPPSSGQGGGCRNSEVQSTLRTLNSKVEDLTTCNDLIVKHGSALQRSLSELEGIRIGGDMGEKIRQVTERATLFRITSNAMINACRDFLSLAQSHSKRWQKALQVERDQRIRLEETLEQLAKQHNHLERAFRGATVLPPSFSNPALGNKAGVSGKGDASDEDDDNEFFDAMEDPAEFITVPADPKYHRRSGSNVSGISNETGMDDQSINFDEQSLASNPESPQSLELESVRQRRTRIPDKPNYYLNLWSIMKNCIGKELSKIPMPVNFNEPLSMLQRLSEDLEYYDLLDKAAKCQSSLEQMCYVAAFTVSSYSTTVYRTGKPFNPLLGETFELDRLKECGYRSLCEQVSHHPPAAAHHAISEKGWSLRQEITLASKFRGKYLSIMPLGSIQCIFEKSNNHYSWKKVTTTVHNIIVGKLWIDQSGEIDVVNHRTGDRCHLKFAPYSYFSRDVPRKVTGVVTDKDGKAHYVLSGTWDEKMEFSRVMQSSKGENGTEGKQRTVYQTLKAKEIWTKNPLPEGAENMYYFSSLALTLNEFEEGVAPTDSRRRPDQRLMEDGRWDEANAEKQRLEEKQRTTRREREREAVTASTPEEVTEDSINDSPLKTDAGESGTEANEVSDETPHQENYQALWFEKLDDPVSGETLHVYKGGYWEAKEQGKWDMCPDIF, encoded by the exons ATGTCGGAGCCTAAGCCCCCTACTCCAACCCCTGGAGACACTTACAAGGGTTGGCTCTTCAAATGGACTAACTACATTAAAGGCTACCAGAGACGCTGGTTTGTTCTGAGCAATGGACTGCTGTCTTATTATAG GACCCAGGCAGAGATGGGTCACACATGCCGAGGCACCATCAACTTGGCCACAGCCAATATTGCAGTGGAGGACTACTGCAATTTTGTCATTTCCAACGGAGGGGCGCAGACCTACCACTTGAAGGCCAACTCCGAAGTAGAGCGCCAACGATGGATCACTGCTCTGGAGCTCGCCAAGGCTAAGGCCGTCCACATGCAGGCTGAATCTG ATGACTCGGGTGACGATTGTCCTGCAGTGCCCCCGTCCTCAGGACAGGGTGGAGGCTGCCGTAACTCGGAAGTCCAGTCCACACTACGCACACTCAACAGTAAGGTGGAGGACCTCACCACCTGCAACGATCTTATTGTCAAGCATGGGTCTGCCCTCCAAAG gtcttTGTCAGAACTGGAGGGGATTCGTATCGGAGGGGACATGGGGGAAAAGATTAGACAAGTTACAGAGAGAGCCACTCTTTTCAGAATCACATCTAATGCTATGATTAAT GCATGTAGAGACTTCCTGTCCCTGGCCCAGAGCCACAGTAAGCGCTGGCAGAAGGCCTTACAGGTTGAAAGAGACCAGAGGATACGGCTGGAGGAGACTCTGGAGCAGCTGGCCAAACAGCACAACCACTTGGAAAGAGCTTTCAGAGGAGCTACAGTTCTGCCCCCTTCATTCAGCAATCCGGCTTTAGGTAACAAAG CAGGCGTTTCAGGAAAAGGTGATGCCAGTGATGAGGACGATGACAATGAGTTCTTTGATGCTATGGAAGACCCAGCAGAGTTTATTACTGTCCCTGCTGACCCCAAGTATCACAG GAGATCTGGCAGCAATGTTAGTGGGATCAGCAATGAGACAGGAATGGACGATCAGTCGATAAAT TTTGATGAACAGTCTTTGGCATCCAATCCAGAGTCTCCACAGTCCCTTGAGCTAGAGTCAGTTCGACAAAGACGGACTCGCATCCCCGACAAGCCCAACTATTACCTCAATCTGtggagcatcatgaagaactgCATTGGAAAGGAGCTCTCAAAGATACCAATGCCT gTGAATTTCAATGAGCCTCTCTCAATGCTGCAACGTCTGTCTGAAGACTTGGAGTACTACGACCTGCTGGATAAGGCTGCTAAGTGTCAGAGCTCTCTAGAGCAGATGTGTTATGTGGCCGCTTTCACGGTCTCTTCCTACTCCACCACTGTTTACCGCACAGGAAAACCCTTCAATCCTCTGCTGGGAGAAACGTTTGAGCTTGACCGGCTAAAAGAGTGTGGGTACCGCTCCCTCTGTGAACAG GTGAGCCACCACCCACCTGCTGCAGCTCACCATGCCATCTCTGAAAAGGGCTGGAGCCTCAGACAAGAAATTACCCTGGCCAGCAAGTTTCGAGGGAAATATCTCTCTATCATGCCTTTGG GTTCTATCCAGTGTATATTTGAGAAAAGCAACAATCACTACTCTTGGAAGAAAGTGACTACAACAgtacacaacatcattgttggAAAATTATGGATTGACCAG TCAGGTGAGATAGATGTGGTGAACCACAGGACAGGAGATCGCTGCCACCTCAAGTTTGCTCCCTACAGTTACTTCTCCAGAGATGTACCAAGAAAG GTAACGGGAGTAGTAACGGATAAGGATGGGAAGGCCCATTACGTGCTATCAGGTACGTGGGATGAGAAGATGGAGTTTTCCAGGGTAATGCAGAGCAGTAAAGGCGAGAACGGCACTGAAGGCAAACAAAGGACTGTCTATCAGACCCTCAAAGCCAAAGAAATCTGGACAAAGAACCCTTTACC AGAGGGAGCAGAAAACATGTACTACTTCTCCTCACTGGCCTTGACACTCAATGAATTTGAAGAGGGAGTGGCGCCAACAGACAGTCGACGACGCCCTGACCAAAGGTTAATGGAGGACGGCCGTTGGGATGAGGCCAACGCAGAGAAACAGAGGCTAGAAGAGAAACAGCGCACCACCCGTcgagaaagggagagggaggcTGTCACAGCCAGCACACCTGaggaag TCACTGAGGATTCAATCAATGATTCACCCTTAAAAA CTGATGCAGGGGAGTCTGGCACAGAAGCAAATGAGGTTTCTGATGAAA CCCCCCATCAAGAAAACTACCAAGCACTGTGGTTTGAGAAGTTAGACGACCCCGTATCCGGAGAGACCTTGCACGTCTACAAGGGCGGTTACTGGGAGGCGAAGGAACAAGGCAAATGGGACATGTGCCCGGACATCTTCTGA
- the LOC123969583 gene encoding oxysterol-binding protein 1-like isoform X10, giving the protein MSEPKPPTPTPGDTYKGWLFKWTNYIKGYQRRWFVLSNGLLSYYRTQAEMGHTCRGTINLATANIAVEDYCNFVISNGGAQTYHLKANSEVERQRWITALELAKAKAVHMQAESDDSGDDCPAVPPSSGQGGGCRNSEVQSTLRTLNSKVEDLTTCNDLIVKHGSALQRSLSELEGIRIGGDMGEKIRQVTERATLFRITSNAMINACRDFLSLAQSHSKRWQKALQVERDQRIRLEETLEQLAKQHNHLERAFRGATVLPPSFSNPALGNKGVSGKGDASDEDDDNEFFDAMEDPAEFITVPADPKYHRRSGSNVSGISNETGMDDQSINFDEQSLASNPESPQSLELESVRQRRTRIPDKPNYYLNLWSIMKNCIGKELSKIPMPVNFNEPLSMLQRLSEDLEYYDLLDKAAKCQSSLEQMCYVAAFTVSSYSTTVYRTGKPFNPLLGETFELDRLKECGYRSLCEQVSHHPPAAAHHAISEKGWSLRQEITLASKFRGKYLSIMPLGSIQCIFEKSNNHYSWKKVTTTVHNIIVGKLWIDQSGEIDVVNHRTGDRCHLKFAPYSYFSRDVPRKVTGVVTDKDGKAHYVLSGTWDEKMEFSRVMQSSKGENGTEGKQRTVYQTLKAKEIWTKNPLPEGAENMYYFSSLALTLNEFEEGVAPTDSRRRPDQRLMEDGRWDEANAEKQRLEEKQRTTRREREREAVTASTPEEAPHQENYQALWFEKLDDPVSGETLHVYKGGYWEAKEQGKWDMCPDIF; this is encoded by the exons ATGTCGGAGCCTAAGCCCCCTACTCCAACCCCTGGAGACACTTACAAGGGTTGGCTCTTCAAATGGACTAACTACATTAAAGGCTACCAGAGACGCTGGTTTGTTCTGAGCAATGGACTGCTGTCTTATTATAG GACCCAGGCAGAGATGGGTCACACATGCCGAGGCACCATCAACTTGGCCACAGCCAATATTGCAGTGGAGGACTACTGCAATTTTGTCATTTCCAACGGAGGGGCGCAGACCTACCACTTGAAGGCCAACTCCGAAGTAGAGCGCCAACGATGGATCACTGCTCTGGAGCTCGCCAAGGCTAAGGCCGTCCACATGCAGGCTGAATCTG ATGACTCGGGTGACGATTGTCCTGCAGTGCCCCCGTCCTCAGGACAGGGTGGAGGCTGCCGTAACTCGGAAGTCCAGTCCACACTACGCACACTCAACAGTAAGGTGGAGGACCTCACCACCTGCAACGATCTTATTGTCAAGCATGGGTCTGCCCTCCAAAG gtcttTGTCAGAACTGGAGGGGATTCGTATCGGAGGGGACATGGGGGAAAAGATTAGACAAGTTACAGAGAGAGCCACTCTTTTCAGAATCACATCTAATGCTATGATTAAT GCATGTAGAGACTTCCTGTCCCTGGCCCAGAGCCACAGTAAGCGCTGGCAGAAGGCCTTACAGGTTGAAAGAGACCAGAGGATACGGCTGGAGGAGACTCTGGAGCAGCTGGCCAAACAGCACAACCACTTGGAAAGAGCTTTCAGAGGAGCTACAGTTCTGCCCCCTTCATTCAGCAATCCGGCTTTAGGTAACAAAG GCGTTTCAGGAAAAGGTGATGCCAGTGATGAGGACGATGACAATGAGTTCTTTGATGCTATGGAAGACCCAGCAGAGTTTATTACTGTCCCTGCTGACCCCAAGTATCACAG GAGATCTGGCAGCAATGTTAGTGGGATCAGCAATGAGACAGGAATGGACGATCAGTCGATAAAT TTTGATGAACAGTCTTTGGCATCCAATCCAGAGTCTCCACAGTCCCTTGAGCTAGAGTCAGTTCGACAAAGACGGACTCGCATCCCCGACAAGCCCAACTATTACCTCAATCTGtggagcatcatgaagaactgCATTGGAAAGGAGCTCTCAAAGATACCAATGCCT gTGAATTTCAATGAGCCTCTCTCAATGCTGCAACGTCTGTCTGAAGACTTGGAGTACTACGACCTGCTGGATAAGGCTGCTAAGTGTCAGAGCTCTCTAGAGCAGATGTGTTATGTGGCCGCTTTCACGGTCTCTTCCTACTCCACCACTGTTTACCGCACAGGAAAACCCTTCAATCCTCTGCTGGGAGAAACGTTTGAGCTTGACCGGCTAAAAGAGTGTGGGTACCGCTCCCTCTGTGAACAG GTGAGCCACCACCCACCTGCTGCAGCTCACCATGCCATCTCTGAAAAGGGCTGGAGCCTCAGACAAGAAATTACCCTGGCCAGCAAGTTTCGAGGGAAATATCTCTCTATCATGCCTTTGG GTTCTATCCAGTGTATATTTGAGAAAAGCAACAATCACTACTCTTGGAAGAAAGTGACTACAACAgtacacaacatcattgttggAAAATTATGGATTGACCAG TCAGGTGAGATAGATGTGGTGAACCACAGGACAGGAGATCGCTGCCACCTCAAGTTTGCTCCCTACAGTTACTTCTCCAGAGATGTACCAAGAAAG GTAACGGGAGTAGTAACGGATAAGGATGGGAAGGCCCATTACGTGCTATCAGGTACGTGGGATGAGAAGATGGAGTTTTCCAGGGTAATGCAGAGCAGTAAAGGCGAGAACGGCACTGAAGGCAAACAAAGGACTGTCTATCAGACCCTCAAAGCCAAAGAAATCTGGACAAAGAACCCTTTACC AGAGGGAGCAGAAAACATGTACTACTTCTCCTCACTGGCCTTGACACTCAATGAATTTGAAGAGGGAGTGGCGCCAACAGACAGTCGACGACGCCCTGACCAAAGGTTAATGGAGGACGGCCGTTGGGATGAGGCCAACGCAGAGAAACAGAGGCTAGAAGAGAAACAGCGCACCACCCGTcgagaaagggagagggaggcTGTCACAGCCAGCACACCTGaggaag CCCCCCATCAAGAAAACTACCAAGCACTGTGGTTTGAGAAGTTAGACGACCCCGTATCCGGAGAGACCTTGCACGTCTACAAGGGCGGTTACTGGGAGGCGAAGGAACAAGGCAAATGGGACATGTGCCCGGACATCTTCTGA